One window of the Streptomyces sp. ITFR-21 genome contains the following:
- a CDS encoding DUF3103 family protein, translating to MHLTATRRTAIALALTAASALTVQGLALPAAHASTPASDTPATSTVGSIEAGAARSLAASLADPTWGAQVRTAALGSRQVDLGALAGRTAAPAGLNAAVSGADRRIAAAKGLPSAAGSLLRLRLGAASMRGALAAGAEPLVAAAADDDAAATVTAYDSAGRVHTLSSRQTPSRPVYVVDLDVTKAVSAGLAQVNKAFTKAGLSAPVAAKADTAGFWTTRVDSVYLNDDEEPWILGDAEIFSIVSGFGFDGKVRVDTVDMPYLDNDHTTYYPNQILVNWSNYKYNLADVVMMEDDGDTNYADLAKALADALLTITDQGAYIPLVDAILAAIPSSWYTNDADYVDSWYTLARSSTGRLNGARGNGWLSVSPYFVQQF from the coding sequence GTGCACCTCACCGCCACCCGGCGCACCGCGATCGCCCTCGCGCTCACCGCCGCCTCAGCCCTCACGGTCCAGGGCCTCGCCCTGCCTGCCGCTCACGCCTCCACTCCCGCCTCCGACACCCCCGCCACCAGCACGGTCGGCAGCATCGAGGCCGGCGCCGCCCGCAGCCTCGCCGCTTCCCTCGCCGACCCGACGTGGGGCGCCCAGGTCCGTACCGCCGCGCTCGGCTCCCGGCAGGTGGACCTCGGCGCGCTGGCCGGCCGTACCGCCGCGCCCGCCGGCCTCAACGCGGCCGTCTCCGGCGCGGACCGCCGGATAGCCGCCGCCAAGGGCCTGCCCTCGGCCGCGGGTTCGCTGCTGCGACTGCGGCTGGGCGCCGCGTCCATGCGGGGTGCGCTGGCCGCGGGCGCCGAGCCGCTGGTCGCCGCGGCCGCCGACGACGACGCCGCGGCCACTGTCACCGCGTACGACAGCGCCGGCCGCGTCCACACCCTCAGCTCACGGCAGACGCCGAGTAGGCCGGTCTACGTCGTCGACCTCGACGTCACCAAGGCCGTGTCCGCCGGACTCGCCCAGGTGAACAAGGCGTTCACGAAGGCGGGCCTGTCCGCCCCGGTCGCGGCGAAGGCCGACACCGCCGGCTTCTGGACCACCCGGGTCGACTCGGTCTACCTCAACGACGACGAGGAGCCGTGGATCCTGGGCGACGCCGAGATCTTCTCGATCGTCAGCGGCTTCGGGTTCGACGGCAAGGTGCGGGTGGACACCGTCGACATGCCCTACCTGGACAACGACCACACCACCTACTACCCGAACCAGATTCTCGTCAACTGGTCCAACTACAAATACAACCTGGCCGACGTCGTGATGATGGAGGACGACGGCGACACCAACTACGCCGACCTGGCCAAGGCCCTCGCCGACGCCCTGCTGACCATCACCGACCAGGGCGCCTACATCCCCCTGGTCGACGCGATCCTCGCCGCGATCCCCTCGTCCTGGTACACCAACGACGCCGACTACGTGGACTCCTGGTACACCCTCGCCCGGTCCTCCACCGGCCGTCTCAACGGCGCCCGCGGCAATGGCTGGCTGTCGGTGTCCCCGTACTTCGTCCAGCAGTTCTGA
- a CDS encoding SDR family oxidoreductase has protein sequence MSGSSVDGQVVVVTGAARGVGALLARTLAARGARLVLVGLEPDELQNVTESLGGDAAFWTADVTDRATMARVAEEVVARFGRIDVVVANAGVATGGPFLDSDPDAFDRVIHVNLLGSIATARAFLPALVASRGYLLQIASLAAITPAPMMAAYCASKSGVEAFAHSLRAEVGYQGVAVGVGYLSWTDTDMVRGADEDEVLREMRAKLPWPANRTYPLEPAVERIAAGIVRRSPHVYGQWWLRGMQPVRGFLPSVIGGVLGRREMRRAQPALARGARAKRGLVGSGGAADEAARSSDHHTP, from the coding sequence ATGAGCGGATCATCAGTGGACGGCCAGGTCGTCGTGGTCACCGGTGCGGCCCGCGGGGTGGGCGCGCTGCTCGCCCGTACACTCGCCGCGCGCGGCGCGCGCCTGGTGCTGGTGGGCCTCGAACCCGATGAGCTGCAGAACGTCACGGAGTCACTCGGTGGTGATGCCGCCTTCTGGACCGCTGATGTCACCGACCGGGCGACCATGGCGCGTGTGGCCGAGGAAGTCGTCGCGCGCTTCGGCCGGATCGACGTGGTGGTCGCCAACGCGGGTGTCGCCACCGGCGGTCCGTTCCTCGACTCCGACCCCGACGCCTTCGATCGGGTGATCCACGTCAACCTGCTGGGCAGTATCGCCACCGCCCGCGCCTTCCTGCCCGCGCTCGTCGCGTCGCGTGGCTATCTTCTGCAGATCGCATCACTGGCCGCGATCACCCCTGCGCCGATGATGGCCGCGTACTGCGCCAGCAAGTCGGGAGTGGAGGCGTTCGCGCACAGCCTGCGGGCGGAGGTCGGCTACCAGGGCGTCGCGGTCGGTGTCGGGTATCTGAGCTGGACCGACACCGACATGGTGCGCGGCGCCGATGAGGACGAAGTGCTGCGGGAGATGCGCGCCAAGCTGCCGTGGCCGGCCAACCGCACCTATCCGTTGGAGCCGGCCGTCGAGCGGATTGCGGCCGGCATCGTACGACGATCGCCTCATGTGTACGGACAGTGGTGGTTGCGCGGGATGCAGCCGGTGCGCGGTTTCCTGCCGTCGGTCATCGGCGGTGTGCTCGGGCGGCGTGAAATGCGCCGCGCACAACCGGCGCTGGCGCGCGGCGCGCGGGCCAAACGTGGACTTGTCGGCAGCGGCGGGGCCGCCGATGAGGCCGCACGATCGTCCGACCATCACACACCGTAG
- a CDS encoding alpha/beta fold hydrolase — protein MNRLYETVPARRELAVASADGTRIHAEEYGRPDGPTVVLAHGWTCSTLFWAPVVRLLADDCRIVAYDQRGHGRSGAPVTRNGYGTGALADDLEAVLEAVVPEGERAVLAGHSMGGMTIMAASGRAAVTDRTAAVLLASTGSGRLLGATEVLPARFGPRRLRRVFHRQLLVSAMPLGRVTRLSKAALKYGVLGSDSTPEQVDFTARIVHACRPRQRSAWGRVLAVLDLDVELAAVTAPTAVLVGTADKLTPKAHARGMAAVLPRLAGLTELPGAGHMTPIEDPAAVARVIRDLVADHLTAASSDSRIAYHDPGDRAKSTPLQARTSRAEENSA, from the coding sequence GTGAACCGGCTGTACGAGACGGTGCCGGCGCGCCGCGAACTGGCTGTCGCCTCTGCTGACGGCACCCGTATCCATGCCGAGGAATACGGGCGACCCGATGGTCCTACTGTCGTCCTGGCCCACGGGTGGACGTGCTCAACGCTCTTCTGGGCGCCGGTCGTTCGGCTGCTCGCGGACGATTGTCGGATCGTCGCCTACGACCAGCGCGGGCACGGCCGCAGCGGCGCGCCGGTCACCCGCAACGGCTACGGCACCGGCGCATTGGCCGACGATCTGGAAGCCGTACTGGAAGCGGTTGTCCCGGAGGGTGAACGCGCGGTACTGGCCGGCCACTCCATGGGCGGTATGACGATCATGGCGGCGTCCGGGCGTGCGGCCGTGACCGATCGGACGGCTGCGGTCCTGCTCGCCAGCACCGGCAGCGGCCGGTTGCTGGGGGCGACCGAGGTGCTGCCGGCGCGGTTCGGTCCGCGGCGCCTGCGACGCGTCTTCCACCGGCAGCTGCTTGTGTCGGCGATGCCACTCGGACGGGTGACGCGGTTGTCGAAGGCCGCGCTGAAGTACGGGGTGCTGGGATCGGACTCGACACCTGAACAGGTCGACTTCACCGCTCGTATCGTGCACGCGTGCCGGCCGCGGCAGCGGTCGGCGTGGGGGCGGGTGCTCGCGGTGCTCGACCTGGACGTGGAGCTGGCGGCGGTCACCGCCCCGACCGCGGTTCTGGTCGGTACCGCCGACAAACTCACCCCCAAGGCGCACGCCCGCGGCATGGCCGCCGTTCTGCCGCGACTCGCCGGCCTGACCGAGTTGCCGGGGGCCGGTCACATGACCCCGATCGAGGATCCGGCCGCTGTCGCGCGGGTGATACGGGATCTGGTCGCCGATCATCTGACGGCCGCTTCGTCAGACAGCCGTATCGCATATCACGATCCTGGCGATCGTGCGAAAAGCACACCGCTACAGGCACGCACATCGCGAGCGGAGGAGAACAGCGCATGA
- a CDS encoding flavin-containing monooxygenase, producing MDGDLEHVRVAVIGSGFGGLGAAVRLRREGITDFVILERADAVGGTWRDNSYPGCACDVPSHLYSFSFAPNPDWPRAFSGQEHIRAYLERVTDTFGLRPHLRFGAEVRQARWDADARHWRLSTASGELTADVVVSATGPLSDPKIPDIPGIGDFPGRVFHSSRWDHDFDLKGKRVAMVGTGASAIQIVPAIQPDVARLTVIQRTPPWVMPRMDRPIGAAERWLHATVPGSAKARRGLLWLIREFQVGAFVKRPKLMKAAERIARGHLRRSIKDAALRARLTPDYTIGCKRILLSNSYYPALAQPNTEVVTSALTEVRGSSVVTADGSEREVDAIIFGTGFHVTDMPIGDRIIGADGRTLGEHWKNGMAALRGCTVDGFPNLLLIIGPNTGLGNSSMILMIESSLNYVADYLRALAHSGGAALDAKPGAVSAWNAEMQRRAARTVWNTGGCKSWYLDANGRNTTAWPGTTSEFRRATRQLKLSEYEVLAPVAAAEPAVEVVT from the coding sequence ATGGACGGCGACCTCGAACACGTGCGGGTGGCGGTGATCGGGTCCGGCTTCGGCGGGCTGGGGGCCGCCGTACGGCTCCGGCGAGAGGGGATCACCGACTTCGTGATCCTGGAGCGGGCCGACGCGGTGGGCGGCACCTGGCGCGACAACAGCTACCCCGGCTGTGCCTGCGACGTGCCCTCCCACCTCTACTCGTTCTCCTTCGCCCCCAACCCGGACTGGCCGCGCGCCTTCTCCGGCCAGGAACACATCCGCGCCTACCTCGAAAGGGTGACGGACACCTTCGGGCTGCGACCCCATCTGCGGTTCGGCGCCGAGGTACGGCAGGCCCGCTGGGACGCCGACGCGCGACACTGGCGTCTGTCGACGGCGAGCGGCGAACTCACGGCCGATGTGGTGGTCTCGGCGACCGGCCCGCTGTCCGACCCGAAGATCCCCGACATCCCGGGGATCGGGGACTTTCCCGGGCGGGTCTTCCACTCCTCGCGCTGGGACCACGACTTCGACCTGAAGGGCAAGCGGGTCGCGATGGTCGGCACGGGGGCCTCGGCGATCCAGATCGTGCCGGCGATCCAGCCGGACGTGGCGCGGCTGACCGTGATCCAGCGGACTCCGCCGTGGGTGATGCCCCGGATGGACCGGCCGATAGGGGCGGCGGAGCGGTGGTTGCACGCGACGGTGCCGGGCTCGGCGAAGGCACGGCGGGGATTGCTGTGGCTGATCCGGGAGTTCCAGGTCGGCGCCTTTGTGAAGCGGCCGAAGCTGATGAAGGCGGCCGAGCGGATCGCCCGCGGCCATCTGCGGCGGTCCATCAAGGATGCGGCGCTGCGGGCACGGCTCACGCCCGATTACACGATCGGCTGCAAACGCATCCTGCTGTCGAATTCCTATTATCCGGCTCTCGCCCAGCCGAACACCGAGGTGGTCACTTCCGCGCTGACGGAGGTGCGCGGGTCGTCGGTGGTGACGGCGGACGGCAGCGAGCGGGAAGTCGATGCGATCATCTTCGGAACGGGCTTCCACGTGACCGACATGCCCATCGGTGATCGGATCATCGGTGCGGACGGGCGCACGCTCGGCGAGCACTGGAAGAACGGCATGGCGGCGCTGCGCGGTTGTACGGTCGACGGATTTCCCAATCTTCTGCTGATCATCGGTCCGAACACCGGCCTGGGGAACAGCTCGATGATTCTGATGATCGAGTCATCGCTCAATTACGTCGCCGACTACCTGCGCGCGCTGGCGCATTCGGGTGGCGCGGCGCTGGACGCCAAGCCGGGCGCGGTGAGCGCGTGGAACGCGGAGATGCAGCGGCGGGCGGCCCGTACCGTCTGGAACACCGGCGGTTGCAAGAGCTGGTACCTGGACGCCAACGGACGCAACACCACGGCGTGGCCGGGCACCACTTCGGAGTTCCGCCGGGCGACGCGCCAACTGAAACTGTCGGAGTACGAGGTCCTCGCGCCGGTCGCGGCCGCCGAACCCGCCGTGGAGGTGGTCACGTGA